The region GTTGTTTGCTTGTATAGACAATAAAATATTTGCTGTTATTGGAGGAGGTGGTACAATGGTTATAAAGGCATTTCAAAATCATCGTTTTGGATTGGAGTTTTATGAATATCTAACAACTCTTGATGAAGAAATTGTCTCACTTACAACAAGAGGTATTTCTGGGACATTAACCCAAAGTAATAGAATTTTTAAAGAAGGCCAACGATTAAGTGATGTTCTAAATTTTGTAAATATTCCTACGAGTATTAATTTAATTTTAAAAGATGCTATTAGAGATACATATTTTGATTTTATAGATTTTGGAGATAAAAATGTACAATTAGAAATTGCTTCATATTTTCACATAAAACATAGAATCTCATTTGCAGAATTGCATTTACTATTTAAGAGAATTAATGAAATTATAGATACCCAAACAAGAAGACCTTTAACATCATTTGTAGAAATTAAAGAAAGAGGTTTAACAGATAATGAATTTGTAAAAATCTTAATGATTGAGCTTCGTGATGATATGTTAAATAGATTTTCTCAAACAAGAGGGCAAAACCCTAAAAAAGCCGATATAGATTTTGTTCATCCATCTAAAATAAAGCAGTTCTATGAGTGCGATAGATTTGAGATAAAGATGAAAGGGCAACGCAAAGACTTTTTAGAAGTTAAGGATAGAAATAAAATTTATGAGGATGGTCTAAAATATATTTTTAATCAACTTGATTTAAATGCAAGCCAAGTAGATTTTAACAAACTAATGTGGGGATTAAAAGTTGAAGGATTTAAGGGAAATCAAAAAAAGAAATATGTATGGGCAAACTTTTGGCATTATGTGACCTGTGAACTACAATATGAAAATAAGCCTATATTTCATATAGATTCTAAATGGTATTTTGTAAAAGATGATTTTACAGACTCTATGAATCAATTATGTAGTCAAATGATTAATAGACATCATTCTCAAAGAAATATTTTATTTAACCCTTGGATTTCAAGTAGTGAAGATGCCTATAATTCT is a window of Olleya sp. YS DNA encoding:
- a CDS encoding DUF6119 family protein; translated protein: MSIEDLRLRANGEYEIKIFQIDTTHRDIKGLTNHQIVNTLVKHHKTRIDETESINVELLPKVIDGVHYYTYVYNEKEKKAHWDSFLPTTLSENLDFTVLKISFVLFACIDNKIFAVIGGGGTMVIKAFQNHRFGLEFYEYLTTLDEEIVSLTTRGISGTLTQSNRIFKEGQRLSDVLNFVNIPTSINLILKDAIRDTYFDFIDFGDKNVQLEIASYFHIKHRISFAELHLLFKRINEIIDTQTRRPLTSFVEIKERGLTDNEFVKILMIELRDDMLNRFSQTRGQNPKKADIDFVHPSKIKQFYECDRFEIKMKGQRKDFLEVKDRNKIYEDGLKYIFNQLDLNASQVDFNKLMWGLKVEGFKGNQKKKYVWANFWHYVTCELQYENKPIFHIDSKWYFVKDDFTDSMNQLCSQMINRHHSQRNILFNPWISSSEDAYNSLYRNEPNYWVFDKALGQNIELCDIMYESDDTIYLIHIKTGFDAKIRDLCNQIVISANRFMISRNSGDNAFVNDVIDSYNRRADNVGYEIADKDSFIQKFATGGKEIVFVMAFKSDTQRVPVIRNNVEKLESNIAKFSLIQCIREMSTFNYPIEIIEISNS